A stretch of the Gammaproteobacteria bacterium genome encodes the following:
- the hicA gene encoding putative mRNA interferase HicA (Evidence 3 : Putative function from multiple computational evidences): MNSNEFKRWLTKQGATFAPGKGSHLHVFLNGKRSILPMHNAELQTGTAEGIKKQLGLKGK; encoded by the coding sequence ATGAACTCGAACGAATTCAAACGCTGGCTGACCAAACAGGGCGCGACCTTCGCGCCGGGCAAGGGATCGCATCTGCATGTGTTCTTGAATGGTAAGCGTTCGATCCTGCCCATGCATAACGCCGAGTTACAGACCGGCACGGCGGAAGGCATCAAGAAACAACTTGGTCTGAAAGGAAAATGA
- a CDS encoding type I restriction enzyme, S subunit translates to MSGEVPQGWTLTRLRGLLAESEEPGSTGLTADKLTVKLYGKGVLAKHDRVPGSVNTRYFRRRSGQFIYSRLDFLNGAFGIIPPELDGRESTADLPAFDILPTADPAWLLYFVSRPDFYERHGSAAIGSRKARRISPDELLALELFLPPLPEQRKIAAILSSVDEAIQATRRVIDQTRRVKEGLLQDLLTRGLPGHHTRFKMTEIGEIPEGWEVRSLGQVLESLDHLRVPVKSTDRAETKGTVPYYGASGIIDWVNESLFNETLLLLGEDGANLLTRSSPIAFVISGPAWVNNHAHVYRSKGRVMLDFAAHWIESQSLEPWVTGSAQPKLNGKAAARIPMPVPPLLEQKGVCDVISGLDGNIECEGEKRRSLDAIKSGLLQDLLTGKVRVTFDKRNRSV, encoded by the coding sequence ATGTCCGGTGAGGTGCCGCAGGGGTGGACTCTGACCCGACTTCGAGGCCTACTTGCCGAGAGTGAGGAGCCTGGGTCAACCGGGCTTACCGCCGATAAGCTAACCGTCAAGCTGTACGGAAAAGGGGTACTGGCGAAACACGACCGTGTGCCGGGGAGCGTGAACACCCGATACTTTCGGCGACGTTCGGGACAGTTCATCTACTCGCGACTGGACTTCCTGAACGGCGCGTTCGGTATCATTCCGCCGGAACTGGACGGACGTGAATCCACCGCCGACCTACCGGCATTCGACATACTCCCGACCGCTGACCCTGCATGGCTGCTCTACTTTGTTTCGCGGCCGGATTTCTACGAAAGGCACGGGTCGGCTGCAATCGGTTCGAGGAAGGCACGGCGAATCTCACCAGACGAGTTGCTCGCACTGGAACTATTCCTCCCCCCCCTCCCCGAGCAGAGGAAGATCGCCGCCATCCTCTCCTCCGTGGACGAGGCCATCCAAGCGACCCGGCGCGTCATCGACCAGACCCGGCGAGTCAAGGAGGGGCTGCTCCAAGACCTGCTGACCCGTGGCCTGCCGGGGCACCACACGCGGTTCAAGATGACGGAGATTGGGGAGATTCCGGAGGGGTGGGAGGTTCGGTCTCTCGGTCAAGTTCTGGAGAGTCTTGACCATCTTCGCGTTCCAGTGAAATCCACAGATCGTGCAGAAACTAAGGGAACGGTGCCGTACTATGGCGCATCGGGGATCATCGACTGGGTGAATGAGTCCCTGTTCAACGAAACGCTGCTGTTGTTGGGAGAGGATGGAGCGAACCTTCTGACAAGAAGCAGCCCAATCGCGTTCGTCATTTCTGGGCCAGCTTGGGTCAACAACCACGCACACGTCTATCGATCCAAGGGGCGCGTGATGCTGGACTTCGCTGCTCACTGGATTGAGAGCCAAAGCCTCGAACCGTGGGTAACCGGGTCGGCGCAGCCGAAGTTGAACGGCAAGGCTGCCGCACGGATTCCAATGCCAGTTCCCCCCCTGCTAGAGCAGAAGGGCGTCTGTGATGTCATCTCCGGTCTTGACGGGAACATCGAGTGCGAAGGCGAAAAGCGTAGGTCGTTGGATGCGATCAAATCCGGCCTCCTCCAAGATCTCCTCACCGGCAAAGTCCGGGTGACTTTTGATAAACGCAACAGAAGTGTTTAG
- a CDS encoding antitoxin HigA-1, which translates to MAIKIEDIERLDFHDIADIPIKKLPATHPGEYLAEILNELGISQAELARAIGVSSMRVSHVVRCARPVTAELALLFGRAFGQSPSYWMNLQAIFDLKTAESNIGKRLPDVHEFAHE; encoded by the coding sequence ATGGCCATTAAAATAGAAGATATCGAACGCTTGGATTTTCATGATATTGCGGATATTCCTATTAAAAAATTACCCGCGACACATCCGGGAGAGTACCTGGCCGAGATACTGAATGAATTGGGGATCTCCCAGGCGGAATTAGCCCGTGCTATCGGTGTTTCTTCGATGAGAGTATCGCATGTTGTCAGGTGCGCACGCCCGGTGACAGCGGAGTTGGCACTGCTATTCGGTCGTGCGTTCGGACAGTCGCCAAGTTACTGGATGAACCTTCAGGCTATTTTTGACTTAAAAACCGCCGAATCCAATATCGGGAAGCGATTGCCGGACGTTCATGAATTTGCCCATGAGTAA
- a CDS encoding hypothetical protein (Evidence 5 : Unknown function) produces the protein MEEAGFDRIQRPTLFAFALDVPVKTGDDITDALLL, from the coding sequence TTGGAGGAGGCCGGATTTGATCGCATCCAACGACCTACGCTTTTCGCCTTCGCACTCGATGTTCCCGTCAAGACCGGAGATGACATCACAGACGCCCTTCTGCTCTAG
- a CDS encoding antitoxin HicB, with protein MFDYPVILEAQPEGGFVVTFPDIPEAITQGDDEDEALLYAVEALESALLFYVNDRISLPVPSAANGRPTVRPSALECAKLGVYQAMTEQGLRKTDLARRLGWHLPQVDRLFDLNHASRFEQIEAAARALGRHIEVRVT; from the coding sequence ATGTTTGACTACCCCGTGATTCTCGAAGCCCAGCCCGAGGGCGGCTTTGTCGTAACTTTCCCAGATATTCCAGAAGCCATCACCCAAGGCGACGATGAAGACGAAGCCTTGCTTTACGCGGTCGAAGCGCTGGAGTCCGCGCTGCTGTTCTACGTCAATGACCGTATTTCCCTGCCCGTGCCATCCGCCGCGAATGGCCGTCCGACGGTACGCCCTTCCGCGCTGGAGTGCGCGAAGCTGGGCGTGTATCAGGCGATGACCGAGCAGGGATTGCGCAAGACCGATCTGGCCCGCCGCTTGGGCTGGCATCTGCCGCAGGTGGATCGGCTGTTCGATCTCAACCATGCTTCGCGCTTCGAGCAGATCGAGGCGGCGGCACGTGCTCTGGGGCGTCATATCGAGGTGCGGGTGACGTAG
- a CDS encoding toxin HigB-1 — MLFSWSPLTNAQVSSIIPRAKKRLEQIHAITKIDDLRMPPSNRLEKLSGDRENQWSIRINDQWRICFIWLDDHAWDVEIVDYH, encoded by the coding sequence ATGCTATTTAGCTGGAGTCCCCTAACCAACGCGCAGGTTAGTAGTATTATCCCCCGCGCAAAAAAACGTCTTGAACAAATTCACGCGATTACAAAGATAGATGACCTGCGAATGCCACCATCTAACCGTTTGGAAAAGCTATCAGGAGACAGAGAAAATCAATGGAGTATTCGCATCAATGATCAATGGCGAATATGTTTTATTTGGCTTGATGACCACGCTTGGGATGTTGAAATCGTTGATTATCACTGA